Proteins from a single region of Candidatus Scalindua japonica:
- a CDS encoding universal stress protein: MNILVAIDLSSASEKILDKAKTLALALPAKVCLLHVVEEDPDFLDEELNPQDTNNQGQQKFPQEHNGLQQEVEKLRKSGADTKGLLAQGTVVDVILQKSKQLNTDIIIIGTHGHGGVHHMIFGSVSEGVLRSTSCPVLVIPTHNRK, encoded by the coding sequence ATGAACATTTTGGTTGCAATCGACTTGTCCAGTGCCTCTGAAAAAATATTAGATAAAGCAAAAACTCTGGCATTGGCCTTGCCTGCCAAAGTATGCTTACTCCACGTTGTTGAAGAGGACCCCGATTTCCTGGACGAGGAACTCAACCCTCAAGACACAAATAACCAGGGCCAACAGAAGTTTCCTCAGGAACATAATGGACTACAACAAGAGGTTGAGAAACTCAGGAAATCAGGAGCAGACACAAAAGGGCTCCTCGCGCAAGGTACTGTTGTCGATGTTATTCTTCAGAAATCAAAACAGTTGAACACTGACATTATTATTATTGGTACACACGGACATGGGGGCGTCCATCACATGATTTTTGGCAGCGTCAGTGAAGGAGTGCTGCGAAGTACTTCCTGCCCCGTCCTTGTAATACCAACGCATAACAGGAAATAA
- a CDS encoding DUF4177 domain-containing protein produces the protein MKKNYWWLMVVMVFVVSFMISSAFVHAQTDNTETQWEYKIVYAKDKGSMKQQVKQDLPALNELGRKGWELVTVQYSNYYFKRKIRKK, from the coding sequence ATGAAAAAGAATTATTGGTGGTTGATGGTAGTAATGGTATTTGTGGTTAGTTTTATGATTTCCAGTGCATTCGTACACGCACAGACGGATAATACCGAAACACAATGGGAATATAAAATTGTATACGCAAAAGATAAAGGATCTATGAAACAACAAGTCAAACAAGACCTGCCGGCTCTTAATGAACTTGGCAGGAAAGGATGGGAGCTTGTTACTGTACAATATAGCAATTATTATTTTAAAAGAAAAATCAGGAAAAAATAA